The Fibrobacter sp. genomic interval GTCGTAAGCAGCAGCACTGGCAGTCTTGGTCTGAGCAGTGAGGAGCTTCAACACACCACGAGTCTGCGGAGCGTTGGGCTGACCCTTACCGCGCGGCTTACCGCCACCACCGGCCTTCTTACGAGGCTTCTTGGGCTCTTCTTTCTTCTTCTCTTCTTTCTTTTCTTCCTTCTTCTCGTCCATAGACATCTGGGCGGTAAGGTCCGGGCCTTCGGAAGAGTCGAAGATGACTTCATCGACGACGACTTCGTACATGGAAGCCCAGAAGGAAAGAGCGAGAGCGACAAGCACGGAACCGCCAGCGATGGCGCCCATCTTCTTGTCAGATTCAGGCATAAGAGCCGCAACTAACGGATCTACAGGAGTATTTTTCTTAGCCATAGATTATTCCTCCCCTCCGTTCTTTTCGAGAACGGCAAAGGAAACGTTAGTATAACCGCTCATCTTCTCGTAGCCAGTTTCGCCTTCGGAAGAGGTGCAGGACGGCACGCCAGCGATACCGCAAGTAGCCATCACCTTATACATAGCGTCGTAAGGGATGCTCTTGTCGATCTGGACGACAACACTACCGGCTTCGTCGGCAGGCTGGCCCTGGCGCAAGCGCTGGTCCACTTCGGTCTTACGTTTCCCATAAAGGGTAGTGAGAACAGGCTGAACACAGAGATCTTCCTGAGCAAGCACGTCCGGAGTCGGAACGACTTTCTCATTGTCGACCACCACGTATTCCTTATCGATCACGACCGTCAGAGAAACTTCTGTCGGCTGGACCTTGGACGTGGAGACCGGAAGGATCAGGTTTTCGGCCTGGGTCAAGAGCTGACCTTCAGCGTCCATGTTCTTGATCATGAACACCAGGATGATGGTCATCATGTCCATCATGGAGGTGATTGAGAACGGGACGTCGTCAGCGTATTTACGAGTTCTTCTAGCCATGATTAACCTCCCAACTTTGCAAGGTTGATCTTGCTGAAGCCCGCTTCCTTAGAACGGTCCATGAGCTGGATGATCTTGTCGAACTGAGTATCATCGTTAGCCACGATGATAATGTTGTCGACGTCTTCCAGGTCGATGAACTGCGTATGGATTGCGATCAAATCCTTTGCGATAAGATCGTAAGCGGAAAGCGGGTAGATAAGGTTCTTCGCTGCAACGTCCGGTTTGAGCGTACGGGCAGAGTTCGGCGTGAGCGTAGCGAGAGCCGTACCAGCAGCAGGCTTCTTCAAAGCCGGCGGCGGGG includes:
- a CDS encoding biopolymer transporter ExbD, which produces MARRTRKYADDVPFSITSMMDMMTIILVFMIKNMDAEGQLLTQAENLILPVSTSKVQPTEVSLTVVIDKEYVVVDNEKVVPTPDVLAQEDLCVQPVLTTLYGKRKTEVDQRLRQGQPADEAGSVVVQIDKSIPYDAMYKVMATCGIAGVPSCTSSEGETGYEKMSGYTNVSFAVLEKNGGEE